AAGCTATAAAACGCCGACACAAACATGAACACCGAATGTGACATAAATACGGACACTAGATACATCTTCAATCTAAAGTATCGGTGCTACATAACTCAAGCGTTTGAAAAGAAGCATATCTACCGGAGTTGGATTAATGCATTTTTCTAACATAAATTTTGGCATGTATTGATCACCATACCCTGCATTTTTCTAACATAAAGTGTAACCAAATTAAAACTGCCTATCACAATGGTCATTGACATGTGAGTCTGCATTAAGAAAGCTACCATGCATTCAGATATTACTGCCCAGTTACTTGCAGAACTATAAAAACAATTAGCAAATATATGTAGTCCTATATAGCTAAGAGCTCATTGGTTAGAGGATAGACTTTGGACCAATTATTTTGCTCACATTTTCTACCAATGTTTGTACTTTGTACTACATGATGTGTCACTGTCTTTTCTGATACTACAAAATTGAAGGGAAATATGGTAATTGCAGCACAAATTATATACCAAATGATTGTTAAAATATCTATAACCAATTGACAAAACAACGTTAACCACAGGCCTACAAAAGCGAAACCTCTTATGTTAACAAGTTCTTATCTTCTGtaatatttgttaaaatttgAGGTTAGAACTCTAAACAGATGACTTAAAAggtgaaaaataatttaatattatggATGTAGTATAGGTGTCCTAATATGAAAAATTGTTAAACATGtgttatatataatattgaacGATGATCGTAATCGTGATCATAGCTCAGTTGACACGGACATCTCATTATTATATGCAGGAGTCGGGGTTCAAATCTCATGCACTCCacttaattatctttaatttaaggtggaatttctagtcactatactacttaacaaaaaaaaatattgatggaTGATAGCTTCACTTATTCCTAATATTAGCATATATCTCATtaggaaaaaattaaaaaaatattaaccaaAAAGTGGGTAACTAACAAATGATGACATGTTTGTAACACAACActgtttttcattttcaaaccGAATTTTCTCTCTATGTAAAGTGATAAATCGACTGTTACCACTTTAACCAACCATATGTTGGTTGTATAAGCactttgttaatttatttaatttaactcattcatagaaattttttaaaataaaataaaaacaatgtcCCATGTTATGTAACATGTATATGTGATGGTCAAAGCAATAGTAACGTATAAGAGGGAACCAATAACGCTCCCCAACTGATACTTTGAATCTCTCTCTCTACCACATCCATCCATGATCACATTTCTCTCCCAAATCAAAATGAGTTTGTTACTTTCACTCTCTTCCTTCCCTCAAAGTCTCTCAACCACACTCTTCTTGCTCCATCCATGGTGTCAGACCAAAACAATTTCATTAGCAACAATTCTATGTCTGATGGAACAGACACACAGTTTGAAGGATCATTCATATGTCATACAATTAACAATATCAATTCAAAGGGACTTTGGTTAGGAGAAAACCCACTTGCTTTTTCTGTCCCTCTTTTCTTGATCCAGCTTTTTCTTATGTTCATTTTCACACGCTTCAGTTTCTTTATTCTCAAGCCTTTTGGTCaactttcttttgtttctcaGATTCTTGTAAGCTCTCAACCCTTTTTATCTTCTATGTTTTCGTCAAGATTTTAATTTCACAATAGTGTCACaatctatgaagcactgacacagACACATCGATACCAgtaataatataagaaaatgaaTTAGGTGAACACCAGAAACGTCTTTGATCAAAAGTGTCGCGGTGCTACAGAGGTTTGTTATCCGTGATAATGTGGATAATCATGGTCAAATGCGGCCAATACAGAGTCGATTGCAGTCGTATTACATTCAAAGACACATGAAAAACCTTGATGTCGCGACCAAGATAGTTGTTGCTAACTTTGATTTTCATGTTAAGATACCATTTTGGTATTGGGTTATTCATTGATATATTGGTTGTTTATGTGTATAGAATATTGTGTTTGTTTGGGAACTCATTACATCATTCTTGAGATTTTGTGAGAGATTATTATGACCATTAGTGTAATTCCTACCATAAGACACCTTTTGAGAAATGGACTAGATATTTGCATACCACATTTCTTCCTTTTATTGGGAAGAAATTCTTGACAAATTTTAGTAATTAGTTTGTTGGAGGGATGTTAGTAACAAAGATTGAACCCTAGACCTCCTGCATATAACTCCTTTAGTGTCTCAACCCAAACCTCTCGACTACTCCGTCGAGTCTAATGCACCACTTAGTTGATACTAGATTCATACTCCCTTCGATCTCATATATGCAAACGTTCActtttttttaggttcattcaatagttgatgtatttggtctatagaccagatacatcagctattgaatgaacttaaaaagtgaagttttgcttatatatgaaacTGGAGGGAGTACTAAAGGGACTACTAATTAATATTGAACAAAGTATTTTAATTCCTACTTTTCATTTTTGGCCaaataattttactttattatCATTGGTAAGTGATATAACCTGGCTGCATCACTTGTAATAGATACAAATATGTTTCTATGGTTTTTGGTATAATGATAAGGAATGGTTAATGATATGTATATCTGATCTATTTCTACATTGTTTGATGTTCAATAGGGTGGTGTGACACTAGGTCCTTCAATTCTTGGTCGCAACTCATCATTTGCCAACAATTTTTTCCCAATAACAGGACGAAATGTGCTCGACACATTAGCATTTTTTGGTTATATGTTATTCATCTTCTTACTTGGAGTAAAGATAGATCCAACCATCATTTATCGATCAGTAAAAGGACGTTCGCCATTGGAATTTTAAGCTTCTTTGTTCCTTACACTCTCGGCGGAAGTGTAGCTTTAATCCTCAGCCACTTTGCATCATTGGATAAGGATGTTTTGAAAGTACTTCCTATTGTGGTAGAAGTTCAATGTATCACAGCCTTTCCAGTAATTTCTTGCTTTCTTGCTGAACTTCAGATCCTAAATTCAGAGATTGGACGGTTGGCTTCGTCTTCTTCGCTAGTATGCGACGTTTGCTACTGTATAGTTTCAACAGTGAAGTTTGCTGCACATctatcatcaacacaatcaataGGAGTAACCATTGGATCGCTCTTTTCAACCGCTATTCTTTTTTCAttcatattttttgttgttcatCCAGCTGCAATATATGCAATTCATCACACACCAGAGGGAAAACCTGTTCAAGAAATTTACATTTGTGGAACTCTTATAACACTAATGCTTTGTGGCTTCCTCGGCGAAGTTATTGGTATAGATGCAATCGTTATATCATTTATGGTAGGGTTGGCTATACCAGATGGTCCTCCATTAGGTGCAGCATTGGTAGATAAGCTTGAGTGTTTTGTTTCGGTTGTGCTTTTACCGTTACTTTTTGCTGTCGTTGGATTGAGGACGGATGTTTTTGCTATACAGAAGATGAAGAATTTGTGGATAGTTCAGTTGATTATTTGCATTGCAATTTTTGGTAAGATTATTGGGGCTTTGTTGCCTCTACTTTTCTGTAGGATGCCATTTAGAGATGCTCTTTCTCTTGGTATTATAATGAACTGCAAAGGCACTGTGGAATTGGCCATATTGATTAATTTGAGATTAAAAAATGTAAGTCATATTCATGTTCATATTGCAACTTAATAAGCTACCGAGTAAATAGGCATTTCAGTCATTGAAATTGTAATGGTCGGTCGATTTAGTCtcttaaattgaaaaatatcaatGAGGGACTAAATTGTTATTTTGCAAATTTGAGAGACTAAATTGACCGACCCTTACAATTTCAAGGACAAAAATGACTATTTGCTCAAAGCTAGCTAGTTTTGTATATAAGATTaattaacactttttttttatgtatttgcaGGTTCTGAATGATGAACTGTTTGCAATTATGATTCTTACTTTAGTGCTTGTAACCGGCATTGTATCGCCTGTTGTGAAAGCTCTATATGATCCTTCTAGAAGGTTCCTTGCTTACAAAAGGAGGACAATATTGCATCACCAAAGCGAGGAAGAATTGCGCATACTAGCTTGCATTCACAAACAAGATAATGTGTTGGCTATTTTTAACCTACTTTCTGCTTCGAATCCAACCGAAAAAAATCGCATTGAGTTAGTTGTACTACAACTTGTTAAGCTTGTGGGAAGAGCTTCATCCGTGCTTGTTGCGCACATACCTCGCGAAAAGCCAAGCGATAGAATCTTCAACGCATTCAACAAATTTGAAGATGCTTATAGGGGAAAGGTATCACTACATTGCTACAAAGGTATCTCACCCTATGCTACAATGCACAATGATGTGTGCTACTTAGCACTTGAAAAAAGAATAACTTTCATAATCATACCTTTCCATAAACAATGGATAATCGGAGGTATGGCCGAGTCATCTTTCGCATTCAAGCAACTCAACAAAAATGTTCTCGAGAAAGCTCCTTGCTCGGTCGGTGTCCTCATCGATCGTGGCAACCAAAAGAAATTTTGGTGCGGCTATATGAACGAATCGACATATTTAGTAGCCGTGCTTTTCTTCGGAGGTGCAGACGATAGAGAAGTGCTCGCGTACGCGAAACGCATGTTGGATCAACCTAATGTAAATATTACTCTCTTTCAATTTACGTCTTCGAATGATATTGTTGGCGGTACAGATAGAAGCAAACGGCTTGATACCGAAATATTAAGTGAGTTTAGGCTAAGTGCTTTTAGGAATGATAGAGTTTGTTATAAAGAAGAAGTTGTAATGAATGGGAGAGATGTTCTTACAGTTATTGAAGAAATGGAGAGTTTTTATGATCTTGTTATGGTTGGAAGGAGGCATGAAGATTCACAGTTGATGGCTGAACTTACAAAATGGAAGCATGGAGAGTTGGGAAGTGTAGGAGAGATTCTTGCTTCCTTGAATATTGGAGCTAAAACTTCAATTTTGGTTGTGCAACAACAAACTAGATTTTGGGGGTCACGTGATCCAGAAGAGTCTACACATTTGAGAAGAGTAACTTTATAGCAATGTTTAGGATTTGACAGAAACATTCTTATGTATAGActtagtattttgttttttaaatatagaaCATGATTCTTAAGAACTTTCAAATTTGCTTTAatccctttttttcttttctttttcttccttgCAATGCTTTTGATCATTCTAAAGTGACTTAATTTGGTGTAAGTCGGTTATTCCCTCCACACAACTGTAAAGGTTAATCCCTTGAGTCAAATAGATTCATAATGGACAACAAAGCTCTCCTTCAAGGGTTTTAGTATTGTTGCATTTTTATGACTGAATTCAACCTCAAACGTTAAGATGAAAGTGACTTCATTTCTTATTCATGGAgtacatatttttcataaaatatattactACAATAGTCAAGGCATATATTGCATCATTAAGCAATTCTCAACACACAAAGTTTAGGACATGTTGGTTCAAAAATCCGTTACCGTACATGTTGGAAGTCGGTTCATTCgcccatataaaaaaaatcctttatcgtgtttgtagtcgttttattcGACCATATCAAAACAATTGGGTCAGCTCACACctccctttttcttttctaatttcGAGTCCGTACGCGGATTTGCTGGATTGTGCCAGTGGTGTGTGATTGTTTTCTCCGGATTAAGATTTGTAGCTTTTGTGTTGTATTATCCATTTGAGGtcgtttgtttttttattttattgtatcaGATTTTACGTCTCCCAGTTTTATGTagtctttctttttattctacTTAGATTTTTGCAGATTTATCTCgaccctattttaaaaaaagaaaagttaatgttaatattttaaattacttCTTTAGAAATAGAATGATGCAAGAACAaccttatttttcttcaaaaaataaaaataaaaaagcacaACCTTATTTGATTTTagattgtcaaaaaataaataaccaaGAAAGATTTGCCCAACTCTTTTGTTGAAAACATTGTGAACAAGTTAAAATGATGCTTCACTACGTACCAAtcaacatattaattttatatttttattagaatTCCTATTTTTAGCTACTCAATTTTATCGGATAACAATAATTGCTACTTTTCAACCATTAAGCTTCTAACTTCCTCCTTCATCcattatcaaaattattttttcactcTCTTTTTCCATTATCTCTCTCACACACAAACATTCTCCAAACTTAATTTGCATTATTCCTATCTTCTTTGTACCCATCATCTTTGTGCTTAACCCTTTGAAGGATTAACTTTGATTAAAATCAATAGAAATGGGTGCAAAAAGTGAAAGACTAGATCAATTAACTTCAAATGGAATGATTAATGATGAGAAATTAGTTTGTCAATATGTTACAGCACCAACAAACAAGGGTGTGTGGTATGGAGATAATCCCCTCCATCAAACCACATCTATTCTAGCATTACAAATTATTCTTATGTTCTTTCTTAGTAGAATTACTCATTTCTTGTTAAGCCCTTGTCATCAAACTCTTCTTATTTCACAAATTgtggtaagttttttttttccaatataATTAACATCtaccctttatttttttgattgaGTTGTTAGCATCAATCATGAAATGAAGCAATCTAACTATATTATCATGATTTTGTTatcgtttttattttctacatggttaaaatataaaaatatattcatcATTTTGGATAATTGGATTTCCACATGCAAGCAAAGGCTctcctaaaaaaaattggtttatatataaaaatgaaaaacttataaaaaataggtgttgatttttttttttttttgtgttgattGAAAGGATCATCAACAGGGCGTTCAAAATATAGGGCCAAGAAGAAAAAGCCaaatattcaataatttagaacatttttttaaagttatgtTTTGTGTTTGTCTACTGTACtaaacaatttttcatttcaaaCCGTTTTTCACTCCAAAATCtttggctaaattgcatttttgtcTCCTTAACAATAGCAAactagtccatacagagcaaaaaaacactgactttaaatgggacccccgcaagtgggcggtgggattgatCATCtcagattagtcggtcctaaggccggataccaagttttcaaaaaaaaaaacaatcgcAAACTTGTAATTTTGTTCTCATAACTTTCACAATAGAACTTTTGGCTCTCTAACTTTAGTCCTTTTTGCAAAAGATTGGCCCTCCACTGATTTTGACAAAGTCAATGGACATGTGGACATTGACTCGCATCTCATAAGCTGACGTGGCATGTGAGTCAGTGCCCACGTAGGCTGACATGCCAAAATTGCAAATTTAtgaaagatttggaccaaaaatgcaatttagctaaaaaaatattaaaaatgttgTAATAAACATTAAAACTTCCTaaaattataccaaaaaaaaaattattattattattattagtagtagtagtagtagtagtgttTCCATTACAATAataatcattattttattttattttatttttctcttaacAGGCTGGTATCATGGTAGGTCCATTATTTTTAGGAACTACAAGATATGAGATGTTATTTCCAACAGTAAGCATAATGATACTCTCAACATTTGCAGAATTTGGAATGATAATTTATTTCTTTAGGATGGGGGTGCaaataaattacaaacaaaTTGTGATGATTGAAAAGCGAGCAGTAATTATTGGAATATTAGGCCACGTGTCTTCTACAATATTTGGCACTATAGTATTAAATCTTGTTGAAAAATCATACCCTTTAGGATCTGAAAATCATGGTATTCAAggtttaatatattttgcttCATTAACCTCATTTCCAGTTATAAGCACCTTCCTAAGTGAGATGAACATTATAAATTCAGAGATTGGAAGAATGGCATTGTCAGCATCTATGATTAGTGATGGATGTATGtggatattttattttgtcatacTCAATGGAGTTAAAGCCTTGGagaaaaaatcatataaatttgTTCTACAATTAAGTTTTACATTTTGCTATTTCGCggtcttattttatttattcagaCCATTAATTATATGGATCTCAAACCGTCATCCCAAAGAAAAGGCAATGAGGGAAAGTCATTTCGTAGTTATAATTTGTATACTTTTGTTTATTGGATTGTCCGCACAAATTACAGGACAACCTTCTTTTGTTGTCGCGTTTTGGTTCGGTTTAGTTTTGCCTGATGGTCCTCCTTTAGGTCCTATTTTGGCTGAGAAGCTTGATACTATTGGTTCTACTTTGATTGTTCCAGCTTATTGTACTACTAGTGGATTAAGGACAAGTGTTCCTAAACTAGTAGGAACAAAATCAGTATTTGTGGAGGTTGTCTTAATTTCAGTGTATGTAGGAAAGTTTGTTGGAACTATTTTACCATCACTTTACTTTCACATTGAATTAGGGGATTCTTGTGCTTTGGCTCTAATCATGTGTTGCAAAGGCCTCATGGATCTCTGTTTGTTCAACATATTATTGAACAATAAGGTACTCTCTAGGTCTCtaattatagaatttttttgacattctttttgtctcttttatagcatcatttttcaattttttaatggcattacttattttcttcagaaaatatatatttctaatttggttaaattgcacttttgaccccttaactttcacaaacttggaATTTTGACCCCCTAACTTTAGCCTGTTTTGCAAAAGGACGGTCCACCACTAATTTTGACTAAGTCAATGCACATGTGGCAAGTGACTCACATGCCACATCAACATGGCTTGTCACATGTGATGACATAGCATGTGAGTCATTGTCTGTGTGGCAAGACATGATGACGTGGCATGTAGGTCACTTGTCACATGTGTGTTGCCTTGGTCAAAATCAGTGAGGGTCATCCTTTTGCAAAAGAGATAGAGTTatggggccaaaatcgcaagtttgtgaaagtcaggagccaaaagtgctattatgaaaTATAGGAGCCAAAATCGcaaatttgtgaaagttagaAGGTCAAAAATGTAATTTAGCGTTTAATCATTTGAACATATAATAAATATTGTACTAATTCCATCCATTTTATTATGTTACCAGGCAATAGGTGAACTTCCATTCACCCTCATGATATACACAATGGTGGCCATAACAGGATTTGCAACTCTAATTGTTTATTACATATATGACCCTTCAAGGAGATACAAAACATACATTAGAAGATCAATTAAAGACTACAAAAAAGATTTTGATCTCAAAATACTTGTATGTATCCATGATGAAGAAAATGTACATCCAATGATTAACCTTCTACAAGCCACAAATCCAACTAACACCACACCTCTCTCAATCTATGTTCTACATCTCATGGAATTAAAAGGAAGAGCAGCTTCAATCCTTACCAAAAATGAGTACTCTAATAAATCATATAGATTAAATTCTTTTAAAGAGACATCAACTCAACGCATAAACAATGTgtttaatcaatttttatttcataatgAAGGAAGTGTTGCATTGCAACTTTTTCCAGCAATTGCACCATATTCTAGCATGCATGATGATATATGCTACATGGCAATGGATACAAAATCAAACATTACAATTGTGCCATTTCATAAACAATGGTCAATGAATGGAAATGTTGAACTTACCAATAGTTCGATTCGGTCGGTGAACAAAAAAGTACTAAACAAAGCGCCTTGTTCGATCGGAGTCTTAATCAATCGAAGCCAGATGAGGGGAAATTTATCAGTTATTCACGAGAAGTCTTTTTGTGAAATTGCTATGATTTTCTTAGGTGGAGCCGATGATCAAGAGGCATTAGCTTACGCTATGCGTATCGCAGAACATCCGAACATACGACTCACGGTGATTTGGGTACGGTTCAAATTGCAACAAAaacaatataacataaaaaatccTTACATTGATATGATGGAACATGTAAGGTATACAAGTAACCTTAAAGACAAGGTATTTTTTAAGGAGGAAATTGTAGAAGATGGGGCAGGAACAACTAGTGTTATTTGTAGGATAGAAGGTTATTTTACCTTAGTTATAGTTGGTAGACATCATATAGCAGATTCTCCATGTGTAATGGGCTTGACTGAATGGTGTGAACTTCCTGAGCTTGGGCCTGTTGGGAACCTCTTAGCCACATCAGATTTTACTTTTTCTGTTATAGTTGTGCAACAACAACCATTTAATGATTTTTGGTATAAAGTTAGGTAAAAACATGTATATATGCAAATACAAAATTAGTTCTTAGCTATTTCTTAACTTTTCTTTTGTgtgactttttatttttcaactctaaagatattttgttcatttttctatattaaagtCTTTGTGTGCCTTAAACTTGCTTGCATTATCATCAATTATCATCTTTCAGTATATAGGGATATCCACCGTACAATGGGGGTTTGGGATGTCTTCCGTGGATCATGTTTCTTCGGTGGAAGACCTCCATCCTTAGattatttaccttttttttctctcattccAAATCAAGAGTTGAGATTTGACCTGTCTCTCATATCAATGGAGATAATTTTTTCTCGTACAATGGGACTTGGCGGAGCTTTCTAGCCATACTCCTTGTCTCATATATAGTGGAATTTTCAACataaaatacataatttaaGATGAAAAAGGAAACATTACTCTAAAATTTTACATTCAAAGAGAGAGGGATAAATATTACCCATGATGAATATGAGGTAGAATAGATGTTGTGGTTAGTGTATTTGATCATTAGAGAGTTTTCTATGATCAAAGATTGGGTTATCTCCGGTGGATCATGTTTCTTCGGTGGAAGAGCTTTGAAGAATTTGCCAAAGGTTAAGGCACCTTAAGacctactccctccgttccatatcataagacaaaaaaaattcacattttcttgttccaaattataagcaaaagtaactCATTTTAATTGTCAAtttcaagatttacttttactCATTCTAATgaaatttaatgcaaattgtatttaatttactttctctcttcttttccctGTAATCAATaactaaaaagaaaaaccaataaccaataaaaattatcaatcgttagttggttcagtggtgattggcacTGAACTTGGTGGGATGACCACGGTTCGATTCCTGCAACTGCGATCAAGAggaggctggaaccacttgatgtcataactgaACTTTGAAATATACGTTTTGATAATCTTTGTTTTTCAATGCATCCAAAAAATAAGTCTAACCTTAACAATTATTGTTATCAATCAATCTTAGCAATTAATTGATATTAAAATTAAGGGTCATGATTTGGAGTAAGTTATATGCTCCTCTTTCTAAGAT
This portion of the Trifolium pratense cultivar HEN17-A07 linkage group LG3, ARS_RC_1.1, whole genome shotgun sequence genome encodes:
- the LOC123915100 gene encoding cation/H(+) antiporter 14-like, which translates into the protein MGAKSERLDQLTSNGMINDEKLVCQYVTAPTNKGVWYGDNPLHQTTSILALQIILMFFLSRITHFLLSPCHQTLLISQIVAGIMVGPLFLGTTRYEMLFPTVSIMILSTFAEFGMIIYFFRMGVQINYKQIVMIEKRAVIIGILGHVSSTIFGTIVLNLVEKSYPLGSENHGIQGLIYFASLTSFPVISTFLSEMNIINSEIGRMALSASMISDGCMWIFYFVILNGVKALEKKSYKFVLQLSFTFCYFAVLFYLFRPLIIWISNRHPKEKAMRESHFVVIICILLFIGLSAQITGQPSFVVAFWFGLVLPDGPPLGPILAEKLDTIGSTLIVPAYCTTSGLRTSVPKLVGTKSVFVEVVLISVYVGKFVGTILPSLYFHIELGDSCALALIMCCKGLMDLCLFNILLNNKAIGELPFTLMIYTMVAITGFATLIVYYIYDPSRRYKTYIRRSIKDYKKDFDLKILVCIHDEENVHPMINLLQATNPTNTTPLSIYVLHLMELKGRAASILTKNEYSNKSYRLNSFKETSTQRINNVFNQFLFHNEGSVALQLFPAIAPYSSMHDDICYMAMDTKSNITIVPFHKQWSMNGNVELTNSSIRSVNKKVLNKAPCSIGVLINRSQMRGNLSVIHEKSFCEIAMIFLGGADDQEALAYAMRIAEHPNIRLTVIWVRFKLQQKQYNIKNPYIDMMEHVRYTSNLKDKVFFKEEIVEDGAGTTSVICRIEGYFTLVIVGRHHIADSPCVMGLTEWCELPELGPVGNLLATSDFTFSVIVVQQQPFNDFWYKVR